The Deinococcus taeanensis genomic interval TGCAGGCGGTCCTCCTCCTCACCGCGCGCGGTCAGCAGCAGCAGAGGGAAGTCAGGGTGATCATGCCGCTGCCTTCGGGCCAGGTCGAGCCCACTGACGCCGGGCAGCATCCAGTCCAGGATGGCTAGGTCCGCCTCGGCAAGGCGGGACTGACCACTCACACCGTCCTGCGCCTCCAGGACGGTGTAGCCCTCTGCACGCAGGTAGACGCCCAGAATCTCCAGGATGGCCGGGTCGTCGTCCACAATCAGGATGCGCGCCATGGGCATGCCTCCAGGGTAAAGGTCAGCCGCGGGCGGGCTGCTCTGGAGGGGCCGCGGTGGCTGTTGGGATCAACTGCGTCCTGCCAGCCACTGCTTGAAGGCGTACATTTCGTCAGCCTGGGCTTTGATGACGTCACGCGAGAGTTTCAGCACCCGGGCGTCACGGCTCTTCTGCAGGGCGAGAGTGGCCATGTCCAGTGCGGAGGCGTGGTGCGGCAGCATGCCCTGCACGAAGGCCTGATCGGGATTCCTGGCGGTCTTCAGGGGGGCCACCATGCCGTTCATGTCGCTGGTCATCCGGGCGTGCACCGCGGTGTTGAGGCCGCCCATACCCTTCAGCCAGGCGCTCATGACATTCAGTTCCCGGGTCTGGTCACGGATCACGCCGGCCGCCCAGGCTTTGACCTGCGCGTCCTGCAGGCGGCCCTGCACAGCTTTACTCATGGTGATGGCCCCCTGGTGGTGGGCGACCATCATGGACAGGTAGGCGCGGTCGAATGCTGGCCCACTCAGCTCAGGGAGGCCCTGGTTCTGGGTGGTGGCCGCACTGCTGTGCGCGCCGTGGTTCATCTGGGCCAGGGCGGGCGCCGTCAGGCTGGTCAGGGCCGTCAGGCCCGCCAGCAGCAGGAAGTTCGTCTTCATGTCGTCACGCTACCGGGGGCATGTTCAGCTTGTGTAAAGGTGGGTGGCGGCCTTTCCCTTCGTGTCATTGGTCCTTCAGTCCTGGGCCCAGCTTCTTCGGCCGCCCGGGTCAGTCTGAGGCCGCTGCGCGGCGTTGTTCCAGCTCCAGGCGGGCGTCCCGCTGCATCCAGGCTTCGGCGGCCTGCGCATCCAGCGGCCTGGAGAAATGAAATCCCTGCGCGAGGTCACAGCCCGCCTCGCGCAGCCACGCCCACTGCTCAGCGGTCTCTACCCCTTCAGCAACGACATGCATGCCCAGCGCACGGGCCATGCCCAGAATGGCGCGCACCAGTTCCTCACCGGCGTCCGCATGCCCGATGCGCGTCGTGAAGGACCGGTCGATTTTCAGGGCAGATGCCGAGAGGCGCTGCACGTACGCCAGACTTGAGTAGCCGGTGCCGAAGTCATCAATGTGCAGGTGCACGCCCAGCGAGCGCAGGGCCGTCAGGTTGGCGCTGACGGTGGGGGTGTGCTCCAGCATCAGGCTTTCGGTGATCTCCACGTGTACGAGTTCAGGGGTGACGCCCGTGTCCTCCAGGACCTCCTGGATGAACGGCGCGAAGTCAGGACGCAGGAACTGGCGGGCGCTGGCGTTCACGCTCAGGGTCAGCGGGGTGAGCAGGACGCCACGTTCGTGCCACGCACGGAACTGTTCGCACGCCTGCCTGAACACGTGACGGTCCAGGTCGATGATCAGGCCGCTGTCCTCGGCCGCGGGAATAAACACTGCCGGGCTGA includes:
- a CDS encoding DUF305 domain-containing protein, whose product is MKTNFLLLAGLTALTSLTAPALAQMNHGAHSSAATTQNQGLPELSGPAFDRAYLSMMVAHHQGAITMSKAVQGRLQDAQVKAWAAGVIRDQTRELNVMSAWLKGMGGLNTAVHARMTSDMNGMVAPLKTARNPDQAFVQGMLPHHASALDMATLALQKSRDARVLKLSRDVIKAQADEMYAFKQWLAGRS